A stretch of the Bacillus sp. B-jedd genome encodes the following:
- the fur gene encoding ferric iron uptake transcriptional regulator, with translation METRIERIKKQLHSSSYKLTPQREATVRVLLENEEDHLSAEDVYLLVKEKSPEIGLATVYRTLELLTELKIVDKINFGDGVSRYDLRQEGAAHFHHHLVCIECGAVDEIQEDLLEDVEEIVERRWHFKIKDHRLTFHGICHRCQDKEETTEPNETES, from the coding sequence ATGGAAACGAGAATCGAGAGAATCAAAAAACAATTGCATTCATCAAGCTATAAACTTACTCCGCAACGAGAAGCTACCGTTCGAGTGCTGTTGGAAAATGAGGAAGATCATTTAAGTGCGGAAGATGTCTATCTGCTCGTAAAAGAAAAGTCACCAGAGATTGGATTGGCAACTGTTTATCGGACACTTGAACTGCTTACTGAACTAAAAATAGTCGATAAAATCAATTTTGGGGATGGCGTCTCCAGATATGACCTTCGCCAGGAAGGCGCGGCCCATTTCCATCACCATCTTGTCTGCATCGAATGCGGGGCAGTGGATGAAATACAGGAAGATCTTCTTGAAGATGTCGAAGAAATTGTTGAAAGGCGATGGCATTTCAAGATTAAAGACCACCGTCTGACATTCCATGGCATCTGCCACCGTTGCCAGGACAAGGAAGAAACAACTGAACCCAATGAAACCGAATCCTAA